In Geotrypetes seraphini chromosome 11, aGeoSer1.1, whole genome shotgun sequence, the genomic window CTCTTTTTACCATGAATGGGCAGCCCATTGTAGAGTTTCAGGGCATCCACAAATTGTAAATGTGATATAACCTCTGAATTGTTGGCATCTTTCAGAGTAAGGCTAAACCCCATAGCCCAAGGAGTTAATAAGAATACTCAGTGGATTAAGTACCAATCTCCCTGCAATATGCCTCGCTGAATTCTGTGGTTAGGAATGACAAATTGTGCGGTTTGCCGCATTTTCATTACTATATGGCCTTCTTGTCCAAATTTGtgtaaatatagggctccttttactaaggtgcgctagcgtttttagcgcacgcacaagattagtgcgcgctatagcgcgcgctagctgaaaaattaccacctgcttaaaaggaggcggtagcggctagcacgaggcaatttagcgtgcgctattctgcgcgttaaggccctatcgcacctttgtaaaaggagcccatagtggtatAATAATTCTGCCTATAAAGCagagggggtctcaaagtcccttcttgagggccgcaatccagtcgggttttcaggatttccccaatgaatatgcatgagatctatgtgcatgcactgctttcattgcatattcattggggaaatcctgaaaacccgactggattgcggccctcaaggagggactttgcgaTCCCTGCTATAAAGCAACTGATGGTGCTTTTCATGAATGGAACTACTGTACAGTTAGCcacaaataaaaatatattctGGGTActgttagaacaggggtgtccaatgtcggtcctcgagggccgcaatccagtcgggttttcaggatttccccaatgaatatgcatgagatctattagcatacaatgaaagcagtgaatgcaaatagacctcatgtatattcattggggaaatcctgaaaatccgactggactgcggccctcgaggaccgacattggacacccctgtgttagaATCACCAAACAACTTCTAGCAATTATAAACATCTGAATTTTAACTGTCTGAGCATTGCTCTGAGGCAACTTACTGGTTGATATTCCAAGCAATTTATGCAGTCAGCTTCCTAGCCGGTTAAATCACTTGTGTCCACCGATATTTAGTGGCACTTAACcgattagtgccactgaatatcagcactaatCGCTAATTCTGTAGTCAGCAATTTTCTGGGTGGttcaggggtggagtcagcacttaagTAGTTAAATGCCAATATTTAGCATTTAACTGCCTAAGTTAAGCTGCTAAATTGGACCATGTAAAACCCAGTCATATCTTTATCTGGCTCCGcttaggcagttaagtgctgaataccgTCCTTAACTGCATCAGAGCTAATCAGATGCACTAATATTTGATGACTGGacatggcccggcattgaatatcgggACATAAAACTGATGGCAGCTAAAGAAATGTTCACCACCATCAGCTGAATATTTACCTCTTAGAATAATAtccttcttcttagttatttgCATGAGCTCAAAGACCAAACTAGCTTTCAAGGCTTTAATTATTACACCATGGATCTTACCCCTTTTGCATATTTTCCTGAACATGAACAAGAGCAGTAAGGTCAGTGATATCCTTCATAGTTTTGGCCTTGAATGGATCAATAGTGAATTTTTCAATGGACCGCCTCAGAAGCTCATGCTCCCCTGTTTCTTGCAACGACTCCAAAAGTTTGACTGTGTCACTGAGAGGAGCTCTGCAAATTTGCAAAATATCAGACCATGTAGCATATTGTTTATGGTTATAACTCCTAATTACTAGTGTATGTGAATGCAACTTTAAAAAGGTGTAAACTaaatccaaatgaaaaaaataaataataaatacatcaaaTAGAGCTGTTCTAATTTAAGCTTATTTTATTTTAGGCTAGAATTACTGTGAGCTAAGGCATAATCATTAATGCAAGCTATGAGTAAATAAATCCCATTGCACAAAAAGGGACATGTGTTAATAACATACGTTAATGCATGTTAGTCGATGCTAACGTGGAAATGCATTTTAATAAATCTAACCTTTTACATACTCTCAATATCAGGGGTACCTAAAAgttcgatcgcaaaggcaatgcgagtcaatcGCGGAGCTCATCCCGGGCtcccgtgatagactcgcgttgccttcacgtTCTACCTGCATACCGACCCCGTAAATAGGATGCAGAAGCTctgggccgaccagccttcctctccccgatgtcgctgcctggctggcccagaacttcctctccgacgtcagaattgatgtcagggagaggaaggctggttgGCCCGGAGCTTctgcgtcgggaagcagggaaagcttggggcggtggtggcttgggggcctgttccccgatagcggcggcagtggcttgggggaaggcaggaagaaagaaagaaaggggggcaggcagggagacagaaagaaaggggatggggcagggagagaggaagaaaaagttgggggagggaatgaggtctggaggagaggaagcatacagtatgctgaaagaagggaagaaatattggatgcacagtcagaagaaagtgcaaccagagactcacgaaatcaccagacaacaaaggtaggaaaaatgattttattttcagtttagtgatcaaaatgtgtccgttttgagaatttatatctgctgtctatattttgaactatggcccccttttactaaaccgcaatagcggtttttagcgcaggaagcctatgagcattgagagcagtgcggggcattcagcgcagctccctgcactaaaaactgctatcgcggtttagtaaaaagggaggggggtatatttgtctatttttgtctagttgttactgaggtgacattgcatagagtcatctgccttgacctctttgaaaaaaccccagaatataaatgataattaacattttctctgcgtacagtgtgctttgtgtttttaaaaattttattgttggtagatcattttgatttggtcattttaaaagtggctctcacaagcccaaaaagtgtgggcacccctactCAATATCATTAAATCTGCTTATTGAACCAGCACCATAACTAGGCAGTTTAGCCATATTATTTGAATCTTCCCCATCCTGCTCAATTCTCAGCCTCCTACCTCCTCCTCTCTATCCCTTTCCTATGTTCCCAATGGTCCTTcattccccacccaaaatatcATCCCTTAGCCTCAACCCTGATCCCTGCAGTGGTCCTCAAGCCCTCACTAGAACCCATCACTTAgtctcccttttctctccccttcGCCGACCCTCAGTAATCCTGTCCCTAGTCCTCCTTAATATGGCAGCCACATAGCATCTCCCTCTGCTGTGGGGAATGAGGTAGAAGCACAGGAGGTTATCCTATGCTTACTTCCTatgagggaagagggcaggggtgaAAGAAATGCACAacattgatcgatggaatggtcttccacaccaagtagtcgaggccagtaacatgCTCGACATCAAGAGACGTTGGGACAAACAAGTGGAGTTActagagttatgcttaaaagatggattctcatggGAGAGGGGATTCTAGAGTGGGCAAATTtgctgagggagggttcttgagtgggcagacttgttgggccgccggcccttttctgccatcatactctatgtttctatgtaacatgctatttaattttggaggggtggggcagggacgTGGTCCAGATACATGCAACATAATCTCTGCTCCTTGAGGGTCCTATGTGTTATCATTTTCCCTCATGGAGGATAGAATCTATCTATATCACCTTGAGTTGCACTACTGAGGGCACACTTTGATGGTAGCAGCTgtgccctccccccaaaaaagttttGCATCCTAGGCAGCTGTCCTTTTAATGATTCTGCGTTAAACAATAGCCCAATAATGATTTGAATAAGTCATCCCCATTTTAAAGTTTAGTTTTGCCATCATCTCTGCCTGTACTctcctaaaaaaaagaaaataccccatGCAATAACATAAGATTATGTGATAACAAGAATGCGCTCTATGCAAATTAAGATCCTATTTTAATAAAAGGATTTGCTGCTAGGtataaaaatggggaaaaaactACTAGAAACAAGGTTCAATTTCTATTTCCCTATAAAAATGCATGCAAAACTACTAACCTGAATAATACAACGTTGTCAACATTTACCAACTGTTTTAATCCATAGAGGTCAATGACACTATTTCTTAAATCTAAAGAAAATTTCTTTGTAGaactttttaaaatgtattgCAGCACAAAGACATCAGGTGGTGTGAGCCGTGTAGCCAGAAATACAAGTTCTGCAGGGAGTGTAGAAGCCAGATGTTGGATGAGGTGTCTGTTTTGTGTTTCATACACACAATGGCACAACTCAAGCAACTTGGATGGGCCGAGTTCAGTTGTCTCCAATTCTCTCAAGTATTTTGACACAATTTTTTGCTTCCTGGTTATGATGCTCTTGATATTGCTTTTCGAGCTAAAATTTAGGTACAACTCAATCTTCAGGAACAGGAGCCCACTTAAGAATCTACGGACCATGTCTTGCCAGCTATCTTGGGGTCTTTTCTTTCTGGCTTCTAAGGAAATGTATTTCATGAAGTTTTTGTCCTTAACATCTGTTGACAATGTTAGATGCAGTGCCCCCCAAAATGTCTGAGCAACGGAGTTACAAAACACCCCCCCAAGTTCTTTACAACCGTTTTCTGGATGAGTACAAAATGGCAGCATAAAACCATATTTCAAAGCAAAGTCCTTAACTTCCTCAGAGGGAAACTGGTTGTATCTCAAGATCTGTTGATGCTTTTGACCAAAGGTCAAGGCTATGCGGGCTAGCTTGGCAATGCATTGCTGATTTCCTACTTGGTCACTGGTAGGATTCGCTGTAGTATCAACCAATGTCTGCTGAAGGTCCTTTAAAAATAGGCTGGTTAAAGTTACTGGCAGTTTTTGGTCTGCATGAAACTTATTCTTGCAAAGACAACAGATCAGGTTGCATAGAAATGGGTTAAAACAATAACTAAACAGATATTGGCATTCTTTGATCAGTTTCACTGCATGTGTACAATGAGGCgacattttaaaatgtttttcaaaGTACTCTTCAATTTGGGGTGGAGAAAACCCAATCGTTTCAACAATTTTGTCCACCCTGGCCAGGTAATGACTGAacttatcttttggcatggctgTTATTAGTATGGTGCAACCACGGAGCAACTTCTTCTGGAGAAGTCCTGCAAATAGCTCCTTTATTGTGCGTGACTGGTCTGCAGAAAGGCCAACAGAGCAATGCACAAAGCCATCAGCATCCTGAAGCTCATCGAAGCCATCAAAAATAAGAAGCACCTTTTCAGGATTGCAAAGGATATATTTGAAAACTTCCTCACTGTTCTCTTGTGGCTTAAGAAATAGCTGGAAAAGCAGGTCTTTTAAACTATAGCGTCTTCCGGGGAGGTTCATTTTTCTGCATTTGAACCGAAAGACAAATGTGAACTCGGAAAATTTTCCACTGGACCAATCTTGGCACACCTTCTTTACAAGAACACTTTTACCCGTTCCAGCCTGTCCCAGCAAAGCAatcctttttgtctctctctgctTTCCTCTTGCCATTTTAAACAGATCAGATTTATCAATAGCCATTCTTTCTCTTTCGAAAGAATCATAAAGACAGAGCTCTTTCTCTACAGCTTTAGCTGCACTTTTCCCAGTTTTGGGTTTAATTTGGCTTTCCACCAGGCTCACTTCAGTATAAAGACTGTCGAGAGTGATGTTGTCCTTTTTCGTCAAAAATTTGCATTTGTCTCTGAAATGTTCCTTGAGTAAAGTATGGTAAGTGTCTACAGAttctaggagaaaaaaaaaattttgcattGAGAAACAGAATAAAGGTGCACACAATATTAATCTATGGTGTTTGTTTACCATGACAAAATTGAGTATAATATTTTTCCTGGAAAATAAATTACCTGTAAATATAGCATTATAAAAACCTGAGGGAAGGGGAGGTAGAATTTTCAAAGGGATTTGCCCTGGAAActaaagggctcataatcaaaacaaaaatatgtctaaaaacctgcccaagttggcacttggatgacctaaaagacgtccaagtgccgataatcaaattgggtttttagatgtatccggagactttttaggcctctgaatcctgctgagAGCCCAGAGCTGAAAGAAGCGTTTCTGgaagagtggtgagggcgggatttgagtAGGACGTGGGCCAACCtaaacttagtcgtcctgcagggataatcaaaagtttgacaaagctgcctagatggaacttatacgttgtgacttaggtgatctaaaaccaGATATAATTGCCCCAAAGGtaaccaaagtgaccagataaccactgaagggacaaagtaaagattcccccacccccaaccctcaTGTTCACTGACTCCGTCGCACTCCCATAAAGAAACATATatacctgtctccggaacatcagcacctggcataagaaagcctagtagagctgcacagaggtggcttaaatacTCTGGGGGGTCGgatagtaaaccatagagagaaggacccaggcccataagccactctaaaccactgcatttatggtattaagtgtgagcccaccaaaccccccccccaaaccttactgtactgccatataggtgtcacctgcagccataagggcttttggggttgtagacaggaggGTATAAtgagttttgggggggctcaccataacctataagttctggtgagatgtttatgtggcaccctttttgggaagttcacagcagtgccctgtaaggtgctccatTGCTGTGTTGCCATATCTGTgtagccagtccatcactttgcccctcccatgtccaaaaggttttgttctaggcatatgggacttggatgattttttggacaagaatgtgtTATAGACATActagcggtctggacaatcaaatggctggatgtagaagaagatttttggaaaaaaatattttggacatacaggtactttgagaatggacattttgctgctgccaactttgggtgactagcgctcTACGTCCAAATCAgatttagatgtttcttttgattatggccctctaaGGGTccaatattaaaaggatttatgctcctaacttccctcccccccttttacaaaactatagtacggtttttagcactggctgcggcggtaacagcgccgacactcataggaattctatgagcaactCACTTTAAGATCTAAACCCAACAGCTTATTATCTTTGTCTAGGATGGTAATCAAATGAAGGAGACAAGGGTTCAGACTCACTTGGTATTTCAACAGCTTTCTCCGAATTAAGCAGGGATGCTTGCGTCTGATGGCCAGACATGTCTAAATCTGgaagaaaaaagtaaaaattacCATCCTCTCAAATACACACATGGGACTGAATTCTATATGTGGCTAACAAACTGGTGTAGAAAAAAACCCACCTAGGTGctcttctataaatggcgcctaaaattaggcatggtTTTATAGAACAATGCTTCTGCAACTAATTTTAGATGCAACCATTTGCACCAGCAGAAATGTGGTCCAAAAccttgtgcctaaagttaggcatggatgcTCCTTAGTTTATAATTACATGTGTAACTTTGAGGAAAGCCCCCAATCCACCCATGACCCTTCCaattccatgcccccttttttgtgCCTTGGGTAAATTTTAGGCGCAGATTCCACACCAATATctatatacattaaaattaaaatcaattaatgctaataattgcTTGCTGAGATCCATTCTTTTATGACTTCTTACCTATACTATTGTAACGCATCATATCAAGGAATTACTCAAAGGGAGTTACAAAGATTACATATTatttcaaaacactgcagttaaaCTCCTCTCAAAGGCCAAAATATATGGGTCACGTCACTTCTTTATTATATAAggcgcattggttaccagtcaaagAGAgagtgatttttaaaattttatttctcaCATTTAAAGTTAGGCAAAATAATTCTCCATTTGTGCTGCGTGCAAACATTGGGGCGGAATTATCGgcacgcatttgacgggtcaccggaAATGGACACCATAAAAATTAGACAGGTAATTTTCAGCTTGTGGCAGGCAGCATGGTGATTGTCAACTGCCAGCGCTGACCCCAGGTATTCAGTGCTGGGCTGTTTCTAGTATGCAACATTGAATAGATTGGTTTTCTGGGTAGGCGCCTAACCCAAGGCATCTACCagaaagtaagcatggttaggggtgaATCGTGAGCGTATTTGGCATGTAgatgcctaaagtggacttaagCGTCAAtatttaggccatgaaaaccctggcaATAAATAGGGTGTGCCAACGATTCAGGCACCTAAATCCACTTTAGATgccactaagcacgattctatgcACAGCGCCTAACTTAAGACTAACGTGCACTATGTGTAGCGTTCCTCGGTGCCTGTgttttaggtgccgtttatagaatcaggacctaactGGGCATCAGCTAGCACATAAAGATAGAATAGCGGTTCTATCTATGCGCTAACCTTTCCTGGTCAGCAAATTATCATCGATACATAATTGCCAATTAGATGCCAATTTAGTCCTAATTAGCAAatgaacccccctcctttacaaaaccgcgctagcgtttttagcacaggctgcagcggtaacagctatGACGCTTattgaattcctataagcgtccgagctgttactgccacagccagcgctaaaaacgctagcgcagctttgtaaaggagggagtaagTTGCACACATAAGTGACGCTATTATATaaccatgtaatgtaatgtaatttatgtaatttatttcttatataccgctaaactccgttaggattctaagcggtttacagaaaaatagacaatagggtgcattaaaattataagtaaaataggtacttagaaattcccttactgtcccgaaggctcacaatctaactaaagtacctggaaaaatgacaattagtagagtaatgaagaaataaaatagagaatagatgatatttcaatatttattattttaatattttattgggtATCTATTAATCAtaaacattaatttatttattcatttagttttttatatttggtatttattaatttttgtgatttttgttttgtttggataagttggaaattttatataataagttttaatgtctataatgaaaaatgatattagttatataatataatttattattttcaagatttcattttatggtaattttaagtaatgattttaattgaattcattattttaagattttattatagTATGAATTGATAGTTTGCTGGTTGGGGATTTCTTTCGATTTCCTGGTCTTTATGTGTGCTGTCATTCACTTATATTTGTTATGGGGGATGGGTGTGGGAGGGTATATAGGGGTTTTAAGGGAGGGTAATTGGATGTGTAATTGGgataatttatatataagaattaaaatcatttcaggtcattttctttggttccttaaaataaatataaatataaatgtattttaaaatgtattcgttgaatgttaatggactcaatcaccctataaagaaaaagaaagccttatcttttcttaaaagacagggggcagatatttatttcctgcaagaaactcatttatctgcattagaatcaagtaagctggaagggggttgggttaaacagtgtttttttgcccctgctgtaggcaaaaaagctggtgtggctatcttgatacataaaaaatgtatggctacTTTTACTATGTTATCTATGGATCCTTTcggaagatgggtccaagtaaaaatgagctcagggaaagataccttgatactgttcaatatctatgcacctaatttgaatcaatctgagttttttaaaaaccttcaacaaataattttaccatcatcttcctccaatttaattttggcaggggactttaatgcagtaatggaccctattttagataaaaagcctagtaaaattttaaaatctttaggattagataatttgataaattcttgtggtttaaaagatatttggaggatttttcatttcaatgatcaggaattttcattttattcccatgttcacaaatcattttctagaattgattattttttcgtttcagataatttagtacagaaggttaagaaggcgaatatagattcaattatactttcagatcatgggggtatttggattgattttgagatagatgaacaagaaaataatagacctgtttggaggtttaataatacattgctagcagattccaattttatagaaaaatttaagttaaaaataagtgaattttttcagtttaatgaatcagaagaaatgtctcaggaaattttatgggatgcctttaaagctaccttgagaggacacataatttcgtactcagcatatgttagaaaacaattaaataaagattttttaattttagaacaaaatattagaaaattggaaattaaattaaaggaaaaatgggaacaaagtatttatcagaatttgctaaaagtaaaatttagatacAATGAGATATCATCACAATTGGCTAGAACGGAGTTTGTGTCCTataaggcattgtattatggaacctcaaataaggcgggaagattactagctaactatttaaaagcaaaaaaaaggaaagctaatataatggctatttcagatgataatggaataattcattctcaaattaaaaatattttacaacaatttttgaaattttatgaaagcttgtattcttctgagcattattttaataaagagaaagatggttttgaatttttaaagttgattaatggccctaaagttcctgatcatatgaaagaaaatctcgaagcacctataacacaaaaagaaattcagagggctttaaagtcccttagagttggatccgctccaggaagtgatggatatatggtagaattttttaactcttttcaaactattttgttaccccatcttttcaaattatatcagtttcaactaaataaaggttgtattacaggtactatggcagaagctttaacaatagttttgcctaagccaaacagagatcccatgttggtttcaaactataggcctatttctttgattaatgttgatgggaaattgttagctaaaatattggctttgcgtttgaataaggctctcccttatattattggtatgcatcaaacaggttttgttgctcaaagacattcttcaaataacaccagattaacttttcatattttacatttaacaaaggatatgaaagatccggctttctctgtttctttagatgcagagaaagcatttgatcgggtagaatggacttttatgtatcaagcaatggattggtttggtattggttctcgatttatacaaatgattcaatccctgtatagctccccatctgctagattatatataaataatactttttcagaaaggttctttttagaaaggggagttagacagggttgtccattatctcctttgttatttgatattgttttggaacctctacttttagctattcaacaatcaaaggagatagaaggtattccttatgcagatcgggaatataaaatttctgcttatgcagatgatattttgattcatttgagaaatccggagtcaaccattccacatttattggatttgattgataaatttggaaaattttcaagttataaaataaattggaataaatcagaaattcttccactaaatgtacattgtataaaaggcttatttgattcgtttcagtttagttggaagaaagatggaataaaatatttaggaatttggataaaaagtacattggaagaaataatgaaggtaaatgaaaaatccttattactaaaagttacagaattgtgtgagcaatggaatcctttgcatatttcttggtgggggagagtgcaaacagtaaagatgatgattttgcctatagtttgttaccaaatgagtatgttaccagtttattttcaagagtccttttacaaaaaattaaataatattttgacaaaatttgtttggcttgggaaaaaaccaagaattgctttagtatcgttgcaaaaatcaattgtggagggtggggtaaattttccaaacttttataggtaccatcaagcctatatattgcgtcaaggtatgtattggatcctccctgagcttattgatcatcaaccagattggttatatttggaacggaatttggtgtcccctatgagacttccacatgtattaagtatcagatttcataaatatgctaaggacaatataattttattggatacttggaaaactattaaatttattgataaattaacagaggtaccaataatgaaatctactttacagtccttatggttaaactccaagattcaaataggcggtgctggaatcgcttggaagaattggatgcaggcaaatattaggacattagatgatcttatttctaatggtaatctgcttgagttttcacaactgcagcattcatttggtatttcaaacactcaacaatataggtgcttgcagttgaagcaggctattcagatggggttccctgaatggaaaaatttgaaaacttattttagcttgcaaatcctttgctaccaaacagatttaataggacatcaggctgcccagtggtataaattgatttctggatttttaaataaaaaactaaaaaatagtcttagagatatttggagtatcgagttaaaacaacatatttctgtttctcgttggccacgaatctggacttggagattaagatgtacaatgtcagcatctatgagacaaacatggttgtttttattacatagaattttttggactccagttaggttgaataaagtagatagttctaaatctaatagatgttggcattgtcatattgatattgggactttggatcatcttttatttttttgtccattgatacttggcttttggaagtcgatttgggggcaaattaataatattcttcaatcctctattcctttgacatatgaagcaataatttttggaacgattctgcatgataaacccactttggatagaaataatagtcgccttttcatgatcttatcaggaataggggttcaaatgatcacatctaattggaaaaatcatgttaggattaattttagtttttggtgggcaactgtatgtacaacatataaatatgaaaagattatggcagagcgtttagggtttgttaaatcctttaaggggatttggggtccattaactaattttgtcacattataattaaagtgattcctttttctttatgttagattcctttgcacatccagggtgggtgggggggtgtattatttatttagaggtataaatttcataatattctataatattgatgagtataatataatatcattactgttataggttaagaagggatttaaaatttttattgtaatatttctgatgttaatagtgtattttcatatagttgttttgtttttttttcgatttttcaaatgtatacattgtcaagttcaaaatatcaataaagaaataaaaaaagaaaaaaaaagaaaataaacattctaataagactacaatgatctaaaggactttgaaaggttgaaaaaagaggggagataagaatagatgcagccACGTAACCATtgttttacttttagcttttactTTTGAGAATGGCgttcttttctttta contains:
- the CIITA gene encoding MHC class II transactivator isoform X3; the protein is MKSVGFPENSSLGLCSGDTDPLLLLEEAELLPDLDNENLTFEPFHSLDLCYDSAEKPYEDAEYSGIDIVEYILEDKQNGLLEEMLDGIDSSNKECCAEQKIRKCKKRSFLTKLKTQPEASQPKRRKPGPKTVVKIKPYPKIEKSTKVGSGYQYFPTGTCSPRILPSAPGLLSAVPVQLSFVSPSPVGKTFVTPVASANPIMTLSTRGISVVPTYTSIPQQIVKLSPGNSVSHLVICTTPPVQGAAQLITPVFPVSIPRDTTVSSTLASPDGRASPSPFAPSAADLPNLPEPARVDHCGLSDLDMSGHQTQASLLNSEKAVEIPKSVDTYHTLLKEHFRDKCKFLTKKDNITLDSLYTEVSLVESQIKPKTGKSAAKAVEKELCLYDSFERERMAIDKSDLFKMARGKQRETKRIALLGQAGTGKSVLVKKVCQDWSSGKFSEFTFVFRFKCRKMNLPGRRYSLKDLLFQLFLKPQENSEEVFKYILCNPEKVLLIFDGFDELQDADGFVHCSVGLSADQSRTIKELFAGLLQKKLLRGCTILITAMPKDKFSHYLARVDKIVETIGFSPPQIEEYFEKHFKMSPHCTHAVKLIKECQYLFSYCFNPFLCNLICCLCKNKFHADQKLPVTLTSLFLKDLQQTLVDTTANPTSDQVGNQQCIAKLARIALTFGQKHQQILRYNQFPSEEVKDFALKYGFMLPFCTHPENGCKELGGVFCNSVAQTFWGALHLTLSTDVKDKNFMKYISLEARKKRPQDSWQDMVRRFLSGLLFLKIELYLNFSSKSNIKSIITRKQKIVSKYLRELETTELGPSKLLELCHCVYETQNRHLIQHLASTLPAELVFLATRLTPPDVFVLQYILKSSTKKFSLDLRNSVIDLYGLKQLVNVDNVVLFRAPLSDTVKLLESLQETGEHELLRRSIEKFTIDPFKAKTMKDITDLTALVHVQENMQKGVQDINEIPAIKALKKLEFTLGSIHGPEGFLKLAEILPAFSSLQHLDLDENNIGNRGVDKLSDVFPKLTLLKMLNLAQNNITDEGAKKLMKGLPSLSSLQILCLYNNYICDEGAEGIAEILPVMKSLKELALQYNRITDLGAQKITESLKRCTQITSVLMWNPAIPHGVLEHLQQKDSRIKF